The window CGGCCGGCAGCGCGTGGACGTCGTCTACCGGCGGATCGACGACGAGTTCCTCGACCCGCTCCAGTTCCGCCCGGACTCCGTGCTGGGCTGCGCCGGGATCGTGAACGCGGCCCGTCTGGGGAACGTCACGATCGCCAACGCGGTCGGCAACGGCGTCGCCGACGACAAGGCGCTGTACCGCTACGTCCCGGACCTGATCCGGTACTACCTGGCCGAGGAGCCGATCCTCGCCAACGTCGACACCTTCGACATGCGCGACCCCGACCAGCGGGCCGACGTCCTGGACCGGCTCGACGAGCTGGTGATCAAACCGGTCGACGGATCCGGCGGCTACGGCATCGTGGTCGGCCCTGCGGCGTCCGACGAGCAGATCGAACGGACGCGGCGCCAGCTGCTCGAGAACCCACGCGGGTGGATCGCCCAGGAGGTCGTGCAGCTCTCCACCTCGCCGACGCACACGGGCGGCGGGTTCGCCCCTCGTCACGTGGACCTCCGGCCCTTCGCGGTCAACGACGGGAACCGTCTCTGGGTGGCACCGGGCGGCCTCACGGGGGTCGCGCTACCGGAGGGGAGCCTCGTGGTGAACTCGAGCCAGGGCGGCGGTTCGAAGGACACGTGGGTGCTGACGCCGTCGGGTGCGGCACTCGAGCGGCTCGTGGCCGCCGGAGCGCGTCAGCCCGGGTCCGTGTGGTCCCGGCCGCCGGCCGAGGCCCCTGCCGGTTCCGACGGGGCGCAGCCCGCACAGCACCAGCAGCAACAACAGCAGCAACAGTCGAGGGCCGCACCGTGTTGAGCCGCATCGCCGAGTCCCTCTACTGGGTCGGGCGCTACACGGAGCGCGCCGAGGACACGGCGCGGATCCTGGACGTGCACTACCACCTGCTGCTCGAGGACCGGTGGGTCGACGAGGCCGCGGCGTGCGCCGCGCTGCTCGAGGTCATGGGCGTCGGCGCCGAGCGAGCCGTCGCTGCGGATCCCGCGGCCGTCACCCGCATCCTCGCGTTCGACGGCGACTACGCCGGCTCCATCGTGGGCTCGATGTCCGCGGCCTGGCGCAACGCCCGGGGCGCCCGCGATGCGATCTCGTCGGAGATGTGGGAGTGCCTGAACCGCACCCACGAGGCCCTCCGCACGGGGGTTGCCGTGCCCCACGAGCAGGGCGCCTACGCCTTCTTCCGGTGGGTCAAGGAGCGGGCCGCGATGTTCGCCGGCCTGGCCGAGTCGACGATGAGCCGCGACGAGGGATGGCGGTTCCTGCGACTCGGGCGGAGCCTGGAGCGCGTCGACATGACCGCCCGCCTGCTGTCCGCCCGGTTCGGTGAGAGCTGGGGCGAAGCGGGCTGGGTGACGACCCTGCGCTCCTGCAGCGCCTACGAGGCCTACCTGCGCACGTACCAACGCGCCGTCGACGTCTCCCTGGCGGCGGAGTTCCTCGTCCTCGACCGGCTGTTCCCGCGCTCGGTCTTCTCCGCCTTGCGGGCCGCCGAGGAGTGCCTCGCCGACCTGGACCCGTCCTTCGGGCGCGCCGGCCTGCAGGATCCGGCCCGGCGCAGCCTGGGCCAGGCCCGGACCGAGCTCGAGTTCTGTTCGGTGGACGAGCTCACCCGCGATCTCCCCGGGCACCTCTACCGCCTGCAGCAGCACTGCTTCGACGCCGGCACCGCGATCGCCGAGCGCTACTTCGGCGAGAACGCCCCGCTGGAGTGGAGCGCATGAGCTGGCGACTGGGCATCCGGCACACGAGCGCCTACAGCTACGCCCACGACGTGGTGACGTCGTACAACGAGGTGCGCGTCACGCCGCTGACCACCGGTGGTCAGGTCACGGTCGAGGCCCGGATCGAGGTCACGCCGTCCGCTCG of the Acidimicrobiales bacterium genome contains:
- a CDS encoding alpha-E domain-containing protein, giving the protein MLSRIAESLYWVGRYTERAEDTARILDVHYHLLLEDRWVDEAAACAALLEVMGVGAERAVAADPAAVTRILAFDGDYAGSIVGSMSAAWRNARGARDAISSEMWECLNRTHEALRTGVAVPHEQGAYAFFRWVKERAAMFAGLAESTMSRDEGWRFLRLGRSLERVDMTARLLSARFGESWGEAGWVTTLRSCSAYEAYLRTYQRAVDVSLAAEFLVLDRLFPRSVFSALRAAEECLADLDPSFGRAGLQDPARRSLGQARTELEFCSVDELTRDLPGHLYRLQQHCFDAGTAIAERYFGENAPLEWSA